gcaaatacacagagaaacctgtctcgagaAATTCAACATGagctttttaagatttttgtaaCCTGTTCAGAGTTTGTTACTGTcctgtttatatgtgtatatacatacacttatttatccatatatatgcacaaacattttcatatatttacatcAGACTCACATATACCCTAATGCTTTAAAGAGCTGTGAATGAACTTTCATGTATATTTGCCTGGTAAGAAGAAGGAAGACACATAGCTCTAATCATAAAGCAAGGTACTATGGGCCATACTGCTGAAGAAAAGGACCTCTTCCTCCCTCAATGGCCATCTCCTGCCCAAAGCTCCTCAGGTAGGGTGGGGTTGTATGAGCCCCTCTCCTATCCTTGTTGAAATGTTGATTGATCCTGTGTAGGACTtgtccacacagccacagctgttaTGAGTTCACGAGTGCAAGGTccttgtcatgtccagaagatgctATTTTTCAGCAATTCTATCCAACCTATGCCTTTTAAAGTCTTCCTGTTTTCACATATCTTCCTCCAGGAATTAAAGGaaaggcttttttcttttggacaaggtctcactatataatccTAGCctgcctgaaactcaccatgtagaccagctggtctcaaactcacaaagatctacctgcctctgcctcctctgtgttgggattaaaggtgtatgccaccctACCTTGCCCAAAGTTAAATTTTTAACATTCCACCATTTAGTATAATATTGTTGAGGGGCTTGtctcatataatttttatttttgtgggaaACTTTCCCTATTTATACattctgttaagagatatcatTAAAGGGTAATAAACTTCATAAAATAAACTTTCACATACTTTAATGTAAGTGTATAAGTGTatctctgattttgttaataaaatgtattaaattaaTTCACATGTAAACATTGATTCACTGCTACATCCCATATATAAATCTCACTTTATCATGAAGCACAATTCTCTTAATGTATCCCTTCACTTTGATTGTTAGTGTCTTGCTGAGGATGGCTACATCTATATTCATAAAGATATTATTCTATAACTATATTTTCTTGCAGTGTCTTTCTTTTGGTCTTGAAAAGTGAATTTGTTACATGTTTCTTCTACTTTGATTTAATTTGTTTGAGAAGAATTGGTATTTAAATGTCTGATACATAGAATTCAGCACTGAAGTCAAATCATCTAGTTCTGACTCTCTCTCTTCTTATTTTGTGccattttgtttgcttattgagACAAGACCTCATTCCACGTTCTCTATTTTCCAGAGTGTCATGGCAATCTTTAACTTCCTAAGTgatgaaattacaggtgtgagccaccacaccaaattctgaactctctctctctctgtctctgtctctgtctatctatctatctatctatcatctatctatctatctatctatctatctatctatctcatctatcatctatctatttatttttgttcgtTTATTTGATGATAGACTTTATATCTTTATGTTACTGATTCAATTTCCCTGTTTCTTGTCTATTCAGGTTTCCCATTTCATTATTCAGTCCTAATAGGTTAGGTCTGTCAAGGaagttatccatttcttttaggttatTCAATAGTTGcataattgtttattattattattattattattattattattattattattattactttgtgtGATTGGTGGTGTCAATTGCAGTGTCACCTTTTTCAAAAGTTTAGTGTGTAAGTAGCCTGGACACATACTGTGGATTATCTCTAAAGCAGAACTAGAGAGGTCAAGGTCAGTAGTGTATTTCCTACATAAACAGAAAATGGGAATCTTATTCCTTTCATCTCTTGAAACCAAACTTCAAGAACCCTTTCTACCATGGAGAATATTAAAATGCCCTTTTAAAGTGTACAATGTATACTAAAGTATACAATGTATTATGATCTATGTGTGTGGTATAGATTGGAGACAATATTTTTACTCCTGGTTTTTGAAAGTTCAACTTTTCAAGTCCTTTTTGAATTTTCATACCCTTCTTTCTGTTAAGAAAATACTGGCCATGACATTAGTTCTGAGTGTATTGATATTATAAGTGCTATAAAATTTTGACAAAATTGCCCATCACCAGCTCACAAATTTTATGAGAGCAGTGTGATGAGGGCTGGCTCAAATACATAAGGGCTTTATGTCACTCAGGTTCTAGTGGAAGACTTAAACGTGCTAAAATTGATGGGCGTTCTCACGTACACTTACTTTCCAAAGCCAGCTTCATTTATGGGTCTGAAAAGAAATCACTATTGATTGTACCAGAATCACATTTCAAAATGTCCTATCTCTTTCTCAGTGTTGTTGACACTGATTCATTTGTCCTCAAACTCTCATATGTCCCCCTGGGACATGGACAAACTATACTTGAAAACCTTCATGCACAGCACATTcagcaaggaagaaataaaattctgCTGGGACAGGTGAACACCCAAGTGTCCTGTGGAATTCAGGTCATTGAGAGAGACTTCTGTAAGGAACAGACGTATCTCATCTCTCTGAAGACTGTTCAACGTTTTTAAAGATGACTCAGTACATTTGAGAATTCAAAGAAGTATGACATGCTCAAGGTGCTTTAATTTTCACCTTTAAGTTGTTATTCTGAAAATAAGTGCTTGCACTTCATTTTGTCATCTGAGGACTTTGTCATGTCGTTATTTTTCCAAAGGAGGGTAATATTGATTCTGTGATCTAAAGGGATAGAGaagttggagaaagaaaaatatactgaTAAACAGCATCTGCTAGCAAATTAATTACCTCATTTCTcaaacatttttctatttcctcttttccttttcactGCTGGAAATAAACCCAGAGCTTCACAAATGACAGGTagctctccaccactgagccagctgGAGCCATGtgctctgtttcctttttcatttttggtgTAGAATGACCTTCAGATTCACCAGGGACTAGAAAAACTCAGTTCCACAGAGACATACTATAGTATAAAATCCTCATCCTTCACTGATGGGACTACCACAAAGATCCTACAGTATGAGTGCTGTGTGTCTTATCAGATAGCTTCAGGTAAGTCTGGGGGTCTTGAGGTTCTATACTGTGAGTgggaaagtagaagaaaaaagcAAGCTCATAGCCCACAGATGTCCCTGTCTTCAGTATCTATCTCAGTGTAGAACTTTATTTCTATTAATTGCTAAATAGTAGTCTATTTTATAGGAATGTATGTCTACCCTTGAGTTAAACATGATAAGCTTTCCCACAAcccttctgttttcatttaaagaatttagaaaatttcacaaataatagaattttaatagtatctctctctctctctctctctctctctctatatatatatatatatatatatatatatatatatattctcatgtAACACAAATGTGTTTGTTCTTCCTTGAACTTGATCAACTATTCATTGTTAAAAGTTCTCACAGGATTGGTAGGATATGCAAAACAAATGATTGgatttaagaaaatacaaaacttttaaaagattaatttggATGTAGCTCTAGAGAGTCTTTTGTGGAGACTTACCTGAGAAGCCACCAGTAGAGCTATAGGCCTGGAAGATGTTAAAAAAACATaggcctttttcttttgagaagacTGAGCACTCTCCCTGGTGGAATGTTTGTGTCTAGTATAGGTTGATATGAGATCATCTAATACCTCATTCTATGAATTGTACTTGGAATTATCTATTGTACAGACAATAGATAATAAGCAAAAAGAGATTTTTTGTGGGGTCCAGTGTtcttggagaagaaaaaaggcacaaagcaatTTTGACTTTACTAATACATTAATGATAACTTAAAACTTATTGGTTGATTTTTAAATCCTCATGAAGGAAGGCAAAATTGCAGAGGAGTAGttgagatgagaaagaaggatggTATAGCCCTAACTTATTTagcatataattttataatgaatttGTTTATCTTATATTCAATGTATCCAGTTGTAGTATGGAGCAGAAGTTGAAGCAGCAATACTCCTACATATTTCTACTGAGATCACCATGCTCATGTTCAATGGCTCAGTCTTCATGCCTTCTGTGTTAACACTAGTTGGGATCCCTGGCCTGGAGTCAGTGCAATGCTGGATAGGTATTCCATTCTGCATCATGTACATCATCGCTTTGATCGGGAACTTCCTAATCTTAGttgtaataaaaaatgaaaagagcctCCACATACCCATGTACATTTTCTTGGCCATTTTGGCAGTCACAGACATTGCCCTTAGCACATGCATTCTCCCCAAAATGTTGGGCGTCTTCTGGTTTCATATACCACAGATTTCCTTTGACGCCTGCTTGCTACAAATGGAACTCATCCACTCATTCCAGGCAACAGAATCAGGCATCCTCCTGGCCATGGCTCTGGATCGCTATGTGGCTATCTGTAACCCCCTGCAACATGCCACCATCTTTTCTCAACAACTCATGACTTACCTTGGAGCTGGTGCATTACTCAGAGCTTTCATTCTTGTATCCCCATCCATATTGCTCATCAAATGTCGTCTTAAGTACTATCGAACTACCATTGTCTCCCACTCTTACTGTGAGCACATGGCCATTGTGAAATTGGCAGCTGAAGATATCAGAATTAACAAGGTATGTGGCCTCCTTGTTGCCTTTGCCATCTTAGGGTTTGACATAGTCTTCATTACCTTCTCCTATGTGCGAATCTTCATCACTGTCTTCCAGCTGCCCCAGAAAGAGGCTCGATTCAAAGCCTTCAACACCTGCATTGCTCACATCTGTGTCTTCCTACAGTTCTACCTCCTggccttcttctctttcttcacccACAGGTTTGGGGCTAACATACCCCCCTATGTGCATATCCTCCTGTCAGATCTTTACCTGTTAGTTCCACCTTTTCTCAACCCCGTTGTCTATGGTGTCAAAACTAAACAAATCCGAGACAAAGTCCTGAAGATGCTTATTTCCAAGAAACCTATGTGAATATTAGTGACCCCCTCTGTTGAAATGTTGTGTGGTTTCTAAATAGCAACTTGAATGAATTAAACTCTACATCTTCTACAAATAGGAAAGTGTGTGATAACATGTGAAATCCAGatctttataatttttagaaGTATATGTTAAATATAATACAATCTTTTGATTCAAAAACAGCGGAATAATCCACTGATGTTGTGACTTtgaattattatttgttttatatttggaggttataatgtaattatatgatctccctcttcctttccttccttcacgtcctccttcttgctctctttcaaattcatggcctctcatTCAATGTTTGTATTTGTCAATTTAAATTTACTTGTTCTTGGAGGAAGTTGACTCTTTAACAATAAACTGCAGACAATAGAACTTTCTTCAGGTAAACCCAATGGATAATTTTGTACATCAGTACCCTTAAGCTTCCAACCCAACAATCACTTATGATTTGGGCTTTATTCCACTTCCTAATGGCGTTCCAAAACTATAATATGATAGGTTTAGAATCATTTATCTTTTTATGGATTTTACATAAATGCTTATCAATGTAAAGATAATATATAATCAGGGTGTACACAAATTTATTCATTGATATCCCAAAACTATGAAAGATACTGTGGTATTTGTATAGGAATAATGCAAAGGAAGACATTGAAGTGGAATGTCCTTAAAGACACtttcaagaaaacagaaacaaagatgtAAACTTATGTAGGGGATGTGCTCTTGGAGCTACAGAAATTAGTAAATTTCAATGAAATTTTAGTTTTACTGTAGTTTGGAAAAGGAAGAATAACTGAATATAGAGGCTGGCTGTATTCAAAAATTGCCTATTGTCAGCATTTGAGAACTGTGTGCTAGCCACCTTTCTGTCTAAGATGCTTAGGGCACTACCTGACACTGTTTAGAACATGTGAAATATTCTTCCTGGTGTTAGGCAATATTATATCATTAAATAGTATCAAATCAATTAAACATTGAAATTATCCATATAGAAAAGGTGAATTTCCTTACTATTtttaaggtaaaagaaaaaatgcatacTTGAAAGAATAATGGGAAGCCAAGTTCAAGAGGAAGGACAACAT
The sequence above is drawn from the Peromyscus leucopus breed LL Stock chromosome 1, UCI_PerLeu_2.1, whole genome shotgun sequence genome and encodes:
- the LOC114706695 gene encoding olfactory receptor 52A5-like, which gives rise to MLMFNGSVFMPSVLTLVGIPGLESVQCWIGIPFCIMYIIALIGNFLILVVIKNEKSLHIPMYIFLAILAVTDIALSTCILPKMLGVFWFHIPQISFDACLLQMELIHSFQATESGILLAMALDRYVAICNPLQHATIFSQQLMTYLGAGALLRAFILVSPSILLIKCRLKYYRTTIVSHSYCEHMAIVKLAAEDIRINKVCGLLVAFAILGFDIVFITFSYVRIFITVFQLPQKEARFKAFNTCIAHICVFLQFYLLAFFSFFTHRFGANIPPYVHILLSDLYLLVPPFLNPVVYGVKTKQIRDKVLKMLISKKPM